The nucleotide sequence GCCACGCGGGAGCGGGCAGTAAGTACCCTTCTAGCGAAGTCCCTGGATTTGTGGAAAGTGGCCGATAGAATCGAACAGCTTGATTCTGCCGAATTGAAAAAACAAGCCCGGACATTTTAGCCTTTTTACCACCTAAAAAGCCCCCGCCAGGGGCTTTTTAGGTTTGGTTTATCTACGTGTCGACTCTGCAACAGGTACCATAGCAACGCCCTATTTACCATGTCAGAACGTCCGCAAGCGCTGACAATGTGGCATTTGTGCCGAAAGTTTGAAACGTTTTACGTACCATTGCATCCCCTACGCTTTTCCTGCCTGCACCCATGATTGAAAGTATAGCCCTGTTCAAGCCGCATTCCGTGGTAGTATACCAATCCTTTGAAGGCGGACGTACCCAGGAAAACGCCGCCAGCCTGGAAAATTTGGAAAAAGGCGCAAAAGGCGACTACAACGGCTATATGTCGCCCGCCACCCGCCGACAGGTTAAAAAGTACCTGGATAATTGGTTGTTGAGTATGACCATCACCACCACCGGTAAAATAACCCGGAACAGCATTTACCCTACCTTCATCACCTTGACCCTACCCGCCGCCCAGGCGCACGACGACAACGACATAAAACGGAATATGCTAGGGTACTTCATTACGCAGCTAAAACGCTACCACCACGTAAAAAACTACTTTTGGCGCGCCGAACCCCAACAGAATGATAACATTCATTTTCATTTGGTCGTAGACGCCTACATACACCATGCCCAGGTAAAAAAAGCCTGGAATTCGATCTTAGACCAATACGGGTACCTTGAAACCTACCGGCAGAATCTGCGCGAACACTACCGCGCCGGTTTCCAGATCAACGGCCAGGAAGCCAAACAATACATAAAACGCGAAGCCGAAAAACTCACCCGCGCCGGAAAGAAGCCGAACGAAAAAGTACTGTATTGGGCCAGCGTGACCCAGCAGCGCCAGCGCTACGAACGCGGCCAGCGCGACAATTTTAACACCACCCAGCCGAATAGCACCGACATACACAAGTTGAAAAAATTGCGATCCATCACCGCTTATATTTCAAAGTACCTGACCAAAGCCAATGACGTAGATAGCCAGATGAAGGAGAAAGGCCGCGACTTTATGGATAGGAAAATTAACGGTAGAATTTGGGGCTGTTCCGATGATTTGAAAACACTTACCTACCACGCCGAAACCGTCGCCATCGAGGATTTTGATATGAGTACGACCAACGACGAAGTAAAAAATTACCTGGATAAACTAGCCCAGGTACTAAAAGCCGAGGACGTCATAAAAGATGAAAATTTCACCGTGTACCGGCTCAATGTTGAGAATCGAAAGCTGATGCAAGAACACGCCCCCAGCCTACACCACCGCTACCAAACCCACTACAACAACACGTTCTTACAATTATACGGAAGCCTACAAACGTCATTTACTTAACTTCCAAATTCTTACTCCTATGGCTATCAAAAATTTCAAATTCAAAGAAGGGAAAAAGGTACCCTTGCTTTACCTTGGAGAAATCAAACAAGCGTTGATTTTAGAAGTTGGTGAGCGAAAAACTAAGCTATTCTTTAACGGCTCTAACTTTTTGACAGAGTTTACAAACAAGGAATTATTGAATAGATATTTAATGAAGGAGTCAAACTATTTTAAAGGCAAATTCTAAATCCTTACTCCAATGGCTATCAAGAATTTAAGATTCAAAAAAGGGGCTATTATTGAAATTCCGTTAGAAGGCCATTTACACACGTGGCGGAAAGTCAAGGTGTTACTTTCCATGAAAGAAAAGTGCTTTGTAGAAACTCTATTCCCTCACGAAGGGTTTGAGCGTACTACTATGACCCATGATGAACTTTTTATCCTGTACCTGGAAGCATCAGGAGCAAAATTGAAAAGCGCCGCTATTATGGGTATCGTAGCCAGCGGGTTTTGTTTATGTTCTTCCCGAAGGAGTTCTAAATTCTATGAAGAAGTAATGTATAAGTCACTGCAATACGTTGTCAGTAAAGCGCCTTTGAACGCAGGGAAATTAACACTATCATAAAAAATAAATAGACAAATCTTATTTATTGATTTGTTCAATAGTTGTAGTTTATTTATTTGTTTATGAAACTTGAATGCCTCTTTTAATAAAATATTTTTTATACCAATCCTTTAACAGAGTTTTAACCAATTCAAATTGTATATTTTTATTACAGGATAAAATGTAGTTTTAGGAATCGTTCACATCATCCTACGCCCCATGCAAAACAGTACTGACACCGATTTACAAGCCATCCAGAACTTAGCCCGCGAAGCCGACACCATAACCCATTTAGATGAACTGTTTTGCGGGTACCTGCTTTCCCCGGCTTGCGAAGATCACGAACCCAGCCAACGGGCCAACATTTTCGAAACCTACATTTCCCTACGGGATTTCCTTTCACGGCTCACGTCCACCAAGCACAAAGCAAAAGCCCCGGCCATCTGACCGGGGCTTTTTTATTTGATCTCCGAAAATTGTAAAGCGTCCCATCGGGAAAGTACCCACTGTTCACCGTGTTTATTATAGCTTACCAGCATCCGGGCATAGAACCTTTCTCCGGTAGCCTGATCTTGTAGCGTCATGGCCAAAGTCTTTTCCTGGTAATTATCCCGTACCTGTTCATTCTCCACTTCTACGCTTTTGTATTCCGCCAGGGAAGCAAATACCCATTGCTTTTTTACTTTCGCCAATGCGCCCTGATGCCAATAGCTGACGGACTGATTCAGTAAATCTTGTTTGATCTGATCAACCGTAATTGATTTTTTCGCCGGTACCGGGGGTTTGGCTTTTGGCCGTTCAGCCGGTTCATTCTTTTTTGTTGCAAGCTGATTTTTCAATAACTCGTTTTGCTCTTTCAAAAGCCTAATCTGTTCGGCTTCTTCGGTTGATTTTTCAGTAGAGCAAGCGGCCAGCAGCAGGAACCCAAGTAATAGCGTAGCGTATTTTTTCATAATGGTGTAAGCGATTGAGTGAAAGGAAAAACAAATAAAGTATTTTTCTTCAGTCAGCTACCCAACAAAAAAGCCCTGACCATTTGGCCAGGGCTTTTTTATGTGGGAGTAGGTACCCTACTTTTTGGCAATCACAGCCGTATACCCTACCCGTATATCCAACACGCCGCCGCCGATGATTGCGCTCAGTCCGTCCGTCCGTACCGTATTCCCGGTTTGATAGGTCGTATAAACCCCGCTGACGTCCTGCCAGGGTGCAAGATTGATTTTTCCCTTTTGGGTTATCCGTATCTGATTGGTACCCGTACCCACCACTTCAAACGTCACCATTCCAGCCGGAAGGCTTGAAACCTTATCGTTTACGGTCACGGTCTGCGCGGTGTAAATGCCATCCGGCACCACTGCCGAGGGTTTCGGATCGTTGCCCCCACACCCAAGCGCCACCAGCGCCAGCACTCCAAAAAATAGCTTTTTCATAATCTTGTCAGGTTTGTTTACTGCCAAATAGGAAAAAAAAACGGACAATCAAAAAATATTTTTTTGGGTGTAGCATCCCTGCAATATGGGTGCAAAAAGGTTCGTACAAGCTGTATTTAAGGGTGCGTTTTGTGGGGCTACACGCTATGAACGCTTGACTAGTGGGGTGTTTTGATAATTTGTAATGCTAAACGTTGCACAATTGAAATAAACCGTATATACTTGCATCTGCAATTATGGCAGTATAACGGTAAATATGGCAGACTACATAACAAATCGGCAAAACGGACAGGGAACGTACTACTACCCGGACGGATCGGCCGTACCTGTCAACATTTCATCAAAGCCGTTAGACTTGCCGGTATTCCTTACCCGCTCCTACGGGCCGCGCAACGCTGACGGAAGCGTCGATAATACCCTAAGCATTGCGTTCGATCAGATCAGAACGCTAGGGTACGCGCCGGTTTTGGGTACCCTGCCGAATGCCGCCCCGATCTTTAACCCCAATACCCAACAGTATGAACTGAGCCTAAATGTTACTTACCGTCCTGAGTACTTCGCTCAGGCTGCCAGCGCCTACCAGGGTACCACCTCCGAGGAACGGAAAGCTTTCCTAATCGATCAGCTTTCCAAATTGGTACAAAGCTGGAATCAATACGCCGAGGAAATCGCATTTCTTCAAACCCAGGCCGCCCAGGCCAACGGAAACAGCAGCGTAGCCGCGTGGGCTGCCACCGTGGGCGGTGTGGCCATTGCCACGGCCAACCCCTACGCCGTGGGAGCCGGGGCCGTGCTGACCGCCGCCAGCATCGTACTAGGATTCATTAAAAAGCGCCAGGACAGCCAGCAACTAAAAACGCTTCAACTGCGCGCCGAATACGTCGCCGCCGAAGCCGCTCAGATAGCCGCCTACCATGCGACCTACTCCAAAGAATTGAAAGGTTCACCCCTGGCCGCTCTGCTTATCGGGGGCGTCGGACTCTATGCCGCCTATCATTACGACCTACTCTAACTATGCCCGAATTCTTTTTCATACGTCGTTCCAATCCCACCACGCCGGTAATCGGTAGCAATCCTGTTATTAACGTCAATCCGACTATTGTTAGCAGCCCTACCCTGGTCATTAATCCCACGGTCAATAGTCCACTGTACCCCAATCCCTACGCGCTGAATCCTGCCGTAATTGTTGACAGTGATCCGGGACTCACCAGCGACCCCGCGCCGATTGTCACCACCACGCCCACCGGCCAAACCCTGACGCAAACCGAAACGGAACGCAACTCCAAAGTTTTCGCGTATAGTGGGCTTATCTCCTACGTTTCGGGCCGAAGTGGCCAGGATTGGGAAACCCTACGCGCCATCCTGAGCCGGGAATATACCCGCCTGATTGATAGCCCTACGGTAAGCGTTGAGGACATAAATTATATAAAAGCCGTCACGCAAAATCTGGATGCCTACGCCAAAGGGTACCCCCTGGCCTTGCTAGTCGGTGAGTTGGTTGACGCCCTCATACGCGGGTACGAGCCTACCCAGGCTTTACAATTCGCAAAAAACGCCGTCGACGGAAACCAGTACATAACCACACCCGGCGACCCCGCGCCCATCCAGGGAACCGACGCCACGCCCACCGGCACCCCAAGCACCAAAGTAGAGTACGGCAAAATAGCCGCTACCGTGATCATAGGATTTTTATTCAAGCAAGCCGTCGAATCCTTATGAGCAAGAAACGTAAAGGCATAAGCAATCAAGATTTGATGATAGCCGGGGCCGTGGGAGCCGGGGCGTACGTCCTGAGCAAAGCCCGCGCCGCCAGTAACCTGGACGTTACGCCCGGACTACCCAAGCAACTACGGGTAAGTTTGGGCCAGGGCCAACTAACGTTTTTGTTGCCCCTCAATTTCTGGAACCGCACGGCGACGAATATTAATATTCAATCGCTCGACCTTACCGTAAGCATCAACACCGCCACCGTAGGCCGGGCGTATCGGTACGAAAAATTCAGGATCAACCCCAGCGGACAAACCCAGGCCGACGCTATTGTAAATATTCAGTTGCTCGACCTAATCAGCATCATTCCCGAAATCCGGGATTTAGTGCAGGGTAAAACGATACAATTCAACTTCAACGGATTTGTAAAAGCCGAGTTGCTAAACTTCCCGGTTCAATTCTCCCAAAGTATCAAAATCCCTAGAATCATATAAATATGCCGTATTCAGTCTATGGGGTTGACCCTATCCTAATCAGTCAGGCCGCGCAGCAAGCCCAGGCCGGCACCACTCCCAAAAGCGGGAACGTAATCACCACGATTAGCAGCGCTATAAGTGGCATTGCTGTACCCCTACTGACCGCCTTGTTTCCGGGCGGTATCAAAGGCAACGGCAGTATTACCCCTTCGTACGGTTCCGTTCCGTACGACCCTAACCAATACCGCAGCAACAGCAGCAGCGGCCTACTGGATAATATACCGTTGTTGGCCCTGGCTGCCGTGGCTGCCTACTTCCTATTTTTTCGGAAGAAAAAACGAAAGCGTAACTAAATAATTTTCAAACCAATAACCCCCAATTTTTCACTTTTCACTATTTCAAAATCTATTAGCTATGGCCGAAATTAAAATTTTAACCAACGTCGGTACCATCACCGGAAACAACGGAGTAGGCAACGTCTACGCCGCCAGTGAAAGCACCGAAACCAGCAAGCCCAAAATTCTGCTTTTGCCTGAACTGGTAGGCAGTGATGTAAAGTACCGGTACCTAACGCGCGACGCCATGCGCAACTGGCTCAACAGCGGTAACGCTTCTATCTCAACGGATTTGAACCTGGAACTTTTCAGCAACAAAACCAACTGGGATTTTGTCGACGCTGACGGCTTCATCGTAGAGGATGCCATTGTAGACGAAACCGGAATCGAGCGCATTTTCAGCGGTCAAAACCTGTACTCGATCAAAGGAGTAGGAGCCACGAACGCCGAAATTGCCGCCATCCGGGTAAGCGTAAGCGGAGCATCCGAAACAGGCGGAAGCGCTACGACGACCACAACGACCGGCACCGGCACCGCCGCCACCAAAGGCATTATGGACTACTTTAATGAGTTCATTTCCGACCCGTTCAGTTTCATTACCAATAACCCGCTGATTGCCGCCATGATTGGTTTGGGTGTTTGGTATTTCTTCTTCCGTAAGAAAACGAAGGCGCGCCGCCGCCGCTAGGTAATAACCCCGACGCCCGGAAGCGTAAGCGCCGCCCCTACTAGGCCAGTTTCCAACCGTGAACGCCCTGGCTATTCCGTAGCCAGGGCAATCACACCAACCCCCAACGAATCACTTTTTTTTAACTCTTAAATTCCAAAATTATGCGCAAGCCAAAAATGGGCAAATTGCCGAAAAAACCTAAGCTGACGGCCAGCCCCGAGCAAAAGAAAAAGTACCTCTCAAAGGTTGCGTCCATCAAAAAGGACTATAACAAGAAAATGAGCGAGTACAAAAATCTATGGCCCTGAGTGCCAAGATTGCCAAAGTATAGCCGCCCGCTACCATCCATCCAGAGCAAGCCCGCCAAACCGGGCTTGCTTTTCCTAAATCACTTTACCCCTACTACGCAACATGGATACGACACAGCAAGCAAGCGACTTTTTGAAACAGGAAAACATGGCTTTCTGGCAACTATGGAAAGGTACCAGTAAGGTAAGCGAGTGCGAAAAAGACAACAACCCCACCGCCGACCCAGCCACCGCCCAGGAGCATTTTAAAAACGTCCTGGAACTACTGCCGCCCAACAGCTACCGCCTATCGGTATACCGCAACGCCAGCGGCCAGCGGAGCGCCAACAACTTTGAATTTACCAAAGCCGGAGCCGCCGCCCAGCAAGCCGGGGGGCTTTCAAGTGTAAGCAGTTTGCGCGAACAAATGCGCGCCGAACTCATGCAAGAATTCCGTATGAAAGAAATGGAAGATAAAATCAAAAAGCTGGAAGAAAATCAAAACAAGCTTTTTGAAATCCTGGAAGATTTGACGGACGGCGACGGCAACAATGATTTTGCCCAAAGTCTGATTAAGGAATTTGCATTGGGAGCCATCAAGAATAAAACCGCCGCGCCGGTTGTGATCAATCAGATTCCCCGCGCCAGTGGCGGATTTAACAACCTCTAAACACCTACGTACTTTTTAAAACGCTTACACAACGGAACCAATGGAAAAGGACTTACTACAACTTTTGAAAGATTTTGGCCGCGCCTACGATGAAGTACTAGGTACCGAGGACACCATAAAACTAATTGAAGCCCTGACCGAATTTGTAACAAACAACCCGGATGCAGTGCTACAACTGCAAACCGAAATCCACGACAATAACGCATTTTTTGCCCGCCTGTTGACCAGGGAAGGCGTTGACGAAGCCCGCGCCGCCATTGCCCTATTTTCCAAGTTTAACACGGTCAAAAACCCGATGCAGCTATTCAAGCAAAAAGCCAGTCTATGAAGAATTTAACCGCCGCCGCCGCCCTGGCCAGCCAAGTAGACAAAAAGACCGTCGCCAACGTCGGTAAAGTCTTGGTTGCTATTGCCCTCTATCTATTATTGCGATCCAGCGCCCGCAAGCGTTTGGCCCAAAATGAATATGATAAAGTCGTAGCGGGCAACGGGGAGCGGTCAACCCCGCCAATATAGCGCTGCAATTCCGGCAAGCGCTCAGACCGTGGGGATTCTCATTTTTAGGCATCGACGGCGGCACCGATGAAGATACGCTTTACTATCTGGCCGGGGTTTGCCGGGGCAACGTCTGGTCTGAGGTTACAGCCAGTTATCGGACACTTTACAAAAGCGAACTCATACAGGACATAAGCGACGACGCCAACCCCGAAGTTTTCGCCAAGTTTGTAGCCATCCTGCAAGGCAATGCCGCCCTACCACGCCCACCGGGGGAGGTGCCACCACCGGCAAAGGCTACACCGCCGAAACCATCCGACGTACTCCGCTCTTATCCGCCAGCGATAGCAGCCAAACCGTTACGACGTTGCCGCTGGGTACCAAAACTGAATTTAAGTACTACACCATAGCCAAAAGCGGGGGCGTAGAAACTCAGTACGTTCTGGTCACTTATCGGAACTGGATCGGGTACCCCACGGACGGATATATTAAGCGGGCCGACGTCCGCGTATACGCAAACTAAAATACTATGGGAACGACCTCACAAAGCGGAATTGATTTTATAGCCCTGGAAGAAAACGCGCCGTTGTTTTCCAAGCCTGACAGCTTTTTAACCCCTGCCTATAAGGACACCAACGGCCCCGCCATCGGGTACGGTTGCACCTTCTACGAGGACGGTAGTAAAATCCAGTACGGCCAGCAGATCACCAAAAAAAGGGCTGATCAACTCTTATTGTACCACGTACGACTAAACGAAGGGTACCTAAATAGCTACCTGAACGGGAAAAATATCCGCCTGACGGTTCCCCAATTTGACGCCGTGGTTTCGTTCGTGTACAACGCCGGGCCGGGCAACTTTTTGAAGTCGCAGCTATGGCAGCAAATACAGGTAAATCCCAACGACCTGAACGCCATCGAAGCCGCCTTTAAATCCTGGCCCTACAACGCCAACCGCCGATTGAAGGAAGCCCAGGCGTACGGCCAGCCGGTTTTTAGGAGTGAGGTAACAACCAACATTGCCGGAATCGGGGCGATCCTGTTAGCCCTGGCGGGCGGCTACCTCATAAACGAAAGCCGTCAATGATATGCCCGATAAAGTCACAGCCTTTGAACGGCTTTTAGATTTTGCCATAGGCGGGGGCGCGCTGGAAGGTATCCGGTATATATTTTCCAAAAAAAAGAACGATGCCGAAACGGACAACATCGTGTCTGATAACTGGAAAAAGTACGCGGAACATTTGGAAGGCGGTTTAATCTGCTTATGGAGCAACACGAAATTTTGACGAAAAAGTACAACGAACTCGAACGCAAGTATCAAGAGCTAAACTTAGAAGTCCATGGCAAAAGTAATTCTAACCGCAGGCCACGCCGTAGTTAACGGCATAGGTACCGGGCCAAAGTGCCAGGGTTTGACGAAGCCATCGAAGCCGTAATACTTCGTAATGCCATCGCTACGCGGTTGATTGAACGGGGCGTCAACGTGTACGTCGACCAGAACGACACCACCAACGCCGAAACGTGGAGCAAAATCAAGGAAATCGCTCACTTTGAAGATGTTCTTTTGGATTTGCATTTTAACGCCGCCAGCCCCCAGGCCACCGGCACCGAGGTATTTTATAAAACCTCACGCTTTTTGCAGCCCCAACCGACCGCCGCCAAACTGAGCGCCAGCGTTGCCGATGCCCTACGGATAAAAGACAGGGGAGCCAAGAACGAAAGCCAGAGCCAACACAACCGTTTAGGCGTGTTGCATCTGAACCCGGAACGTAGCTTTTTGCTGGAAACGTGCTTTATCACGAACCCCGGCGACGTCCGAGAATACCGGTACTATTTTCCGATGTAGTGCATAATGTTACTGAATTTCTGGCCGAAGAAAGCACCCGCAAAGCATGAAATGGAATGTAAAGGGTACTTCGTGGAGCGTGTTGCTATTGGGTAGTATCATCCTGTTTGGAGCCGGATACTTTGCCCGCCGATACCAGGAGCGCCCGCGCCACGCCGTCCAGGAATTGACCGCCGAGCGCGCCGCCCATATTGATAAAATCAGATCCATCGATCAACAGCTAATAACTGAATATGCGAAACTTGATAGCCTGTATAGTAGCCGCCCTGCTGACCCTGACAGCGCCGCCCGCGCACTCTTGGAACGCTACCGCGCAGCCGGATACCTTGACACCTACGGAAGTCCGCCAGTTGACCAGCCTAACGCCGCAGATCATCAAAGAACTGAAAATATGCGACGAAGCCGCCAGATTAACGGCTTGTTGAATGCCAAAATTCAAACCCTGATTGCGGAAACCAGCCGCCAGGAAACCGAAATAAACGACGCCCAGCAGGGACTAAAAGAGGAAACCGCCCGCCGTTCTGTCATGGAACGGCGGGCCAAACGCCGGGGAAACGTCGTACTAGTCGAAACCTTAGTAATAGCCGCCGCCATCGTAACCAAATTTTTCTATGAATAACCTCACGACCCAAGTAAACCTAATCGGAGTAGCCGCCGCCTACTTTACGTGGAAATACGGCAAAGCGGCCAAATGGAAGTACCCCGCCGTGGGTGCCGCCATCGCGTATTTGTTAATGACCAAACTCGTAAAATAATGGGTACCAGTCAGAAGCGTTTGCAGTCGGTTTTGAAAGATATGCCCTATGAGAGCATTCAGGACTTTATAGCCATCCTGCAACCTACGTTTAGCCTGGAATCTTTTAAACGGTTTGGCGACCCCAACAACCTAACGCCCGGATTGCGCCGGTTTTGGATCAAGAAAACGGCCAAAGGCATTGACCTAGCCGCCGCCGAGTTAAAGGAGTTTTCCGGAAGCAACCGCGACGAAGACACCTTAATACAGGACATTCTAGAATTTGCCCAGCAGTACGACACGAACGCCAAGCTACAAGCCTACGTACGCCGCCGCGTGAAGGAAGGCCAGAGCGCCCGCAGTACCTACGAGCGCCAGAAAATAAAGGACGTCGACACCTTCGTGAAAAAACGGATTGCGTACCCTACGCGCCGACACCTTTAAAAAGGAACTGGCCGAAGTAGCCGCCAACCCGCGTTTTTACTTTGGGCCGTTGCTCGAAATTCCGGAATCGGAAGGTAGTTTTTGGGCATTGACCGACGACCAGCAAACCAAGTTTGCTACCCAAGCCCTACAACTATTGAAGGGTAAGAAGCTGAAAGGCAAGAAAGGCCGCGCCCAAAACGCGCCGATTAAATTGGACGCCGCCTTTAAAATGGAACGTTTGGCCCGCGTCGCTCAGTACCGCGCCCAACAGGCCAGCGGGATCGTAGAACTTGCCAAAGAAATGCAGCGCAGTTTGCGCAATCCCAAGAGCGCCGCCAGGGATGCCAAGCGAACGAGTAAAAAGGTATTCCCCGCGACCGAAGCCGGTTTACTGGCGTGGGCTGCCAACCCTGCAAGGGGGATATTTTAGGCGT is from Salmonirosea aquatica and encodes:
- a CDS encoding lysozyme, producing the protein MGTTSQSGIDFIALEENAPLFSKPDSFLTPAYKDTNGPAIGYGCTFYEDGSKIQYGQQITKKRADQLLLYHVRLNEGYLNSYLNGKNIRLTVPQFDAVVSFVYNAGPGNFLKSQLWQQIQVNPNDLNAIEAAFKSWPYNANRRLKEAQAYGQPVFRSEVTTNIAGIGAILLALAGGYLINESRQ
- a CDS encoding rolling circle replication-associated protein, with the translated sequence MIESIALFKPHSVVVYQSFEGGRTQENAASLENLEKGAKGDYNGYMSPATRRQVKKYLDNWLLSMTITTTGKITRNSIYPTFITLTLPAAQAHDDNDIKRNMLGYFITQLKRYHHVKNYFWRAEPQQNDNIHFHLVVDAYIHHAQVKKAWNSILDQYGYLETYRQNLREHYRAGFQINGQEAKQYIKREAEKLTRAGKKPNEKVLYWASVTQQRQRYERGQRDNFNTTQPNSTDIHKLKKLRSITAYISKYLTKANDVDSQMKEKGRDFMDRKINGRIWGCSDDLKTLTYHAETVAIEDFDMSTTNDEVKNYLDKLAQVLKAEDVIKDENFTVYRLNVENRKLMQEHAPSLHHRYQTHYNNTFLQLYGSLQTSFT
- a CDS encoding N-acetylmuramoyl-L-alanine amidase, with protein sequence MPGFDEAIEAVILRNAIATRLIERGVNVYVDQNDTTNAETWSKIKEIAHFEDVLLDLHFNAASPQATGTEVFYKTSRFLQPQPTAAKLSASVADALRIKDRGAKNESQSQHNRLGVLHLNPERSFLLETCFITNPGDVREYRYYFPM